One Candidatus Aminicenantes bacterium DNA window includes the following coding sequences:
- a CDS encoding GGDEF domain-containing protein produces the protein MRKLPLVTKGLNKRLWAIIIMVGAYLIYISLGDLIPQYWNWVGFRALERSILTLGFVLILVIALSGIALSERLTTLAVRDGLTGLYNQTYIKARLQEEIQRSERYKSALSLMMIDLDDFKPLNDRYGHVVGDRVLCAFGELLQDVVRSSDVAGRYGGEEFLVILPMTSCLDAAAAAERIRKEISLFPFRTDHMDDRTCRITVSIGVYASPFLSQKTEEIIGLADAALYRAKKEGKNKVVVFIHPLRFDSVKWTRAQTALGGRWLPSESCGKRRRPRNFAVGRTP, from the coding sequence ATGCGCAAACTCCCCCTCGTCACCAAAGGCCTGAATAAGCGGTTGTGGGCCATCATCATTATGGTCGGCGCCTATCTCATCTACATCTCGCTCGGCGATCTCATCCCGCAGTACTGGAACTGGGTCGGCTTTCGGGCCCTGGAGCGCTCCATCCTGACGCTCGGCTTCGTCCTTATCCTGGTCATCGCCCTGAGCGGGATTGCCTTGAGCGAACGGCTGACGACGCTGGCGGTCCGGGACGGGCTGACCGGGCTTTACAACCAGACCTACATCAAAGCCCGGCTGCAGGAGGAGATCCAGCGGTCCGAGCGCTATAAGTCGGCCCTCAGCCTGATGATGATCGACCTGGACGACTTCAAGCCGCTTAACGACCGCTACGGCCATGTCGTCGGGGACCGCGTCCTGTGCGCCTTCGGCGAGCTCCTGCAGGACGTCGTCCGATCCTCGGACGTCGCCGGGCGGTACGGGGGCGAAGAGTTCCTGGTCATCCTGCCCATGACTTCCTGCTTGGACGCGGCCGCCGCGGCCGAGCGCATCCGCAAGGAGATCTCCCTTTTCCCCTTCCGAACCGACCATATGGACGACAGGACCTGCCGGATCACGGTCAGCATCGGCGTCTACGCCTCGCCTTTCCTCAGCCAGAAGACCGAAGAGATCATCGGCCTGGCCGACGCGGCGCTCTATCGGGCCAAGAAGGAAGGGAAGAACAAAGTCGTCGTGTTCATTCATCCCCTCCGTTTCGATTCCGTTAAATGGACGCGTGCTCAAACAGCCCTCGGCGGCCGTTGGCTTCCCTCGGAGAGTTGTGGAAAAAGGCGCCGCCCTCGCAATTTCGCCGTTGGACGAACACCATGA
- a CDS encoding DMT family transporter produces MNNRSATLGVLAMAATAFLWSIAGLFIKVVDWHPLTIAGFRSLIASLVILLYLKRPHLHFSFPQIAAALANAATMLLFVSANKSTTSANAILLQYVGPVFTAFIAAVLLKERVRREHGLAFLFVVGGMVAMFLDKLGGGRLSGNILAVLSGLTFSFYFVFMRMQKDGSPLESILLSHWLTAAIGIGASLFLPMPRVTWGAIGAVAVLGTVQVGLSAILFAFAIKRISAVSANLVAVIEPICNPIWVFLVLGEAPGMRALLGGVVILVAVTAASLINARRSTV; encoded by the coding sequence ATGAATAATCGCTCCGCGACCCTCGGCGTACTGGCGATGGCCGCCACCGCGTTTCTCTGGAGCATCGCCGGCCTGTTCATCAAGGTCGTCGACTGGCATCCCCTGACGATCGCCGGATTCCGCAGCCTGATCGCATCCCTGGTCATTCTTCTCTATCTTAAGCGCCCCCACCTCCATTTTTCATTCCCCCAGATAGCGGCGGCCTTGGCCAACGCGGCGACGATGCTTCTGTTTGTCTCGGCCAACAAGTCCACCACTTCGGCCAACGCCATCCTGCTGCAATACGTCGGGCCCGTCTTCACCGCGTTCATCGCGGCCGTGCTTCTGAAGGAGCGCGTCCGTCGCGAGCACGGCCTTGCGTTTCTGTTCGTGGTGGGTGGGATGGTCGCGATGTTCCTGGACAAGCTCGGCGGCGGCCGGCTCTCCGGCAATATCCTGGCGGTTCTATCCGGGCTGACCTTCAGCTTCTATTTCGTCTTCATGCGCATGCAGAAGGACGGCTCGCCGCTCGAATCGATCCTGTTGTCGCATTGGCTAACGGCGGCCATCGGGATCGGCGCCTCGCTGTTCCTGCCGATGCCGCGGGTCACCTGGGGGGCGATCGGCGCCGTGGCGGTTCTGGGGACCGTGCAAGTCGGCCTCTCGGCGATCCTCTTCGCCTTCGCCATCAAGCGCATCTCCGCCGTGTCCGCGAACTTGGTCGCGGTGATCGAGCCGATCTGCAATCCAATCTGGGTCTTTCTCGTCCTGGGGGAGGCTCCGGGCATGCGGGCTCTCCTCGGCGGCGTCGTCATCCTCGTCGCTGTCACGGCGGCCTCGCTGATCAACGCGCGGCGGTCTACCGTTTGA
- the ftcD gene encoding glutamate formimidoyltransferase gives MKIVECVPNFSEGRDQDKIRAITAEIEAVAGVKLLDVDPGESTNRTVVTFVASPEAASEAAFRAIRKAAEVIDMACHKGAHSRIGATDVCPFVPVSGVTMAECVALAHALGRRVADELGIPVYFYEEAALKPERRNLAAVRQGEYEGLAEKLKDPAWAPDCGEPVFRACSGATVIGAREFLIAYNINLNTRDRKLANEIALTIRESGRAQRDKDGAIVRDAAGASLKLPGKFNHIKAVGWYIEDYQTAQISINFTNYKATPIHVVFDEVCEQAARMGMRVTGSELVGLIPKDALLASGRHYLAKQGKCPGVPEPELIRVAVRSLGLSDVALFDPKKKIIEYQFEESAKALVGMTLRAFVDELSMESPAPGGGSVAALCGALSAGLSSMVANLTVGKKGYERFAEEMNRTALRAQELKDEYLALVDLDTNAFNKVMDAFRLPKATEDQARERDAAVEAATKEATLVPFRTLEAALDLLKLAAVAARDGNRNSLSDAGVAALAARAAAEGAYYNVRINLPGLKDAAFKAQTANQAASLRRRVLRAAAVIGTRVEKEFAKS, from the coding sequence ATGAAGATCGTCGAATGCGTCCCCAACTTCAGCGAGGGACGGGATCAAGACAAGATCCGGGCCATCACCGCCGAGATCGAAGCGGTCGCGGGCGTCAAGCTGTTGGACGTCGATCCCGGCGAATCCACCAACCGCACCGTCGTCACCTTCGTCGCCTCCCCCGAGGCGGCGTCCGAAGCCGCCTTCCGGGCCATCCGCAAGGCTGCCGAGGTCATCGATATGGCCTGCCACAAAGGCGCCCACAGCCGGATCGGGGCGACCGACGTCTGCCCGTTTGTCCCCGTCTCCGGCGTAACCATGGCTGAATGCGTCGCCCTGGCCCATGCTCTCGGCCGCCGGGTGGCGGACGAGCTGGGCATCCCGGTCTATTTCTACGAAGAGGCCGCCCTGAAGCCGGAGCGCCGCAATCTAGCCGCGGTCCGCCAGGGCGAATACGAAGGCTTGGCCGAAAAGCTCAAGGATCCGGCCTGGGCCCCGGATTGCGGCGAGCCGGTCTTCCGAGCCTGTTCGGGGGCCACCGTCATCGGCGCCCGCGAGTTCCTGATCGCCTACAACATCAACCTCAACACCCGCGACCGCAAGCTGGCCAACGAGATCGCCCTCACCATCCGGGAAAGCGGCCGGGCCCAGCGCGACAAGGACGGCGCCATCGTCCGCGACGCAGCCGGGGCGTCGCTCAAGCTGCCGGGCAAGTTCAACCACATCAAGGCCGTCGGTTGGTACATCGAGGACTACCAGACGGCTCAGATCTCGATCAACTTCACGAACTACAAGGCGACTCCCATCCATGTCGTCTTCGACGAAGTCTGCGAGCAGGCGGCCCGGATGGGGATGCGGGTCACCGGCAGCGAGCTGGTCGGGCTGATCCCCAAGGACGCGCTCCTCGCCTCCGGCCGGCACTACCTGGCCAAGCAGGGCAAGTGCCCCGGGGTCCCGGAGCCGGAGCTCATTCGAGTCGCTGTCCGCTCCCTCGGGCTCTCGGATGTGGCCCTCTTCGATCCGAAGAAGAAGATCATCGAATACCAGTTCGAAGAATCGGCCAAGGCCCTGGTCGGGATGACCCTGCGGGCCTTCGTCGACGAGCTGTCGATGGAATCGCCGGCTCCCGGCGGCGGCAGCGTCGCGGCCCTGTGCGGCGCGCTGTCGGCGGGCCTGTCCTCGATGGTGGCCAACCTGACGGTGGGCAAGAAAGGCTACGAGCGGTTCGCCGAGGAGATGAATCGGACGGCCCTGAGGGCCCAGGAGCTCAAGGACGAGTACCTGGCCCTGGTCGATCTCGACACCAACGCCTTCAATAAGGTCATGGACGCCTTCCGGCTGCCCAAGGCCACCGAGGATCAGGCCCGCGAGCGGGACGCCGCCGTCGAGGCCGCCACCAAAGAGGCGACCCTGGTTCCGTTCCGGACCCTGGAAGCCGCCCTGGACCTGCTCAAGCTGGCGGCCGTCGCCGCCCGCGACGGCAACCGCAACTCCCTCAGCGACGCCGGAGTGGCCGCCCTGGCGGCCCGGGCCGCGGCGGAGGGGGCCTACTACAATGTCCGGATCAACCTGCCGGGGCTCAAAGACGCCGCCTTCAAGGCCCAAACAGCCAATCAGGCGGCCTCCCTGCGCCGTCGCGTTCTGCGGGCCGCGGCCGTGATCGGCACCCGTGTCGAGAAAGAATTCGCCAAGTCCTAA
- a CDS encoding SCP2 sterol-binding domain-containing protein, with the protein MTPLPYLSEEWRAEAERRLKAELTPEQLNRTNASMSNVHLDCPGGGTKYVLFRFKDGALTTLAIGPGEPPEAEFHLTGSYEVMVKILRAELGAKKALMSGQIKLKGNMFKAMQLASVAEKVDKILSGIPTEY; encoded by the coding sequence ATGACCCCTTTGCCGTATTTAAGCGAGGAGTGGCGGGCCGAGGCGGAACGCCGGCTTAAGGCCGAGCTGACGCCCGAGCAGTTGAACCGCACGAACGCATCGATGTCGAACGTCCACTTGGACTGCCCCGGCGGAGGAACGAAATACGTCCTGTTCCGGTTCAAGGACGGAGCTTTGACGACGCTCGCCATCGGTCCCGGCGAGCCGCCGGAGGCCGAGTTCCACCTCACCGGTTCCTACGAAGTCATGGTCAAGATCTTGCGGGCCGAGCTGGGCGCCAAGAAAGCCCTGATGAGCGGCCAGATCAAGCTCAAGGGCAACATGTTCAAAGCCATGCAACTGGCCTCCGTCGCCGAGAAGGTGGATAAAATCCTGTCCGGCATTCCGACCGAATATTGA
- a CDS encoding RidA family protein, producing MAVFGLVTLTAQTVNAPKAVIQTDQAPKAIGPYSQAITAGGFVYCSGQLAIDPATGKLVTGGIEEQTRQVLKNLQVILEAAGSSLDRVVKCTVMLADMGEFAAMNKVYAEFFKTAPPARATFQVARLALDAKIEIDCIAVKR from the coding sequence ATGGCCGTCTTCGGCCTCGTCACCTTGACGGCCCAAACCGTCAACGCCCCCAAAGCCGTCATCCAGACCGACCAGGCGCCCAAGGCGATCGGACCGTATTCCCAGGCCATCACGGCCGGCGGGTTCGTATATTGTTCGGGCCAGCTGGCGATCGATCCCGCCACGGGCAAGCTCGTCACGGGCGGCATCGAAGAACAGACCCGTCAGGTCCTCAAGAACCTGCAGGTCATCCTGGAGGCGGCCGGGAGCTCGCTCGACCGCGTCGTCAAATGCACGGTCATGCTCGCAGATATGGGCGAGTTCGCAGCCATGAACAAAGTCTATGCCGAATTCTTTAAGACCGCCCCTCCGGCCCGGGCCACCTTCCAAGTGGCCAGGCTGGCCCTCGACGCCAAGATCGAGATCGACTGCATCGCCGTCAAACGGTAG
- a CDS encoding zinc ABC transporter substrate-binding protein, which translates to MSSLINLALMLGLLAAPSAAPLSSGPAGAKLVVVATVFPLAEFARDVAGDAAVVSLLLPPGADVHTWQPRVGDVRALASADLLISVGGGLEPWLPGLVRGAAKPGLRRLEASAGLAVLPAHQHEAGESEPADHAEEAFDPHVWLDFGLDEAIVDSLAKALTDLAPGEAPGFGRRAEALKERLRALDAAFREGLRACAGREFILGGHAAFAYLARRYGLIQTSLYGPSPDAAPTPKTTAAIVARARRTKARTIFYEPNVGDKMARLVAAEIGADIRLLHPGHNISPAQKAAGISFFRLMEDNLEALRHGLACR; encoded by the coding sequence ATGAGCTCCCTGATCAACCTCGCATTAATGCTCGGCCTTCTCGCCGCGCCGTCCGCGGCTCCGTTGTCCTCCGGCCCGGCCGGTGCCAAGCTCGTCGTCGTCGCCACGGTCTTTCCGTTGGCCGAATTCGCCCGCGATGTGGCGGGCGACGCGGCCGTCGTCTCCCTGCTCCTGCCTCCCGGCGCCGACGTCCACACCTGGCAGCCGCGCGTCGGCGACGTCCGGGCCTTGGCCTCGGCCGACCTGCTGATCTCGGTCGGCGGGGGATTGGAACCCTGGCTGCCCGGGCTTGTCCGCGGTGCCGCGAAGCCGGGCTTGCGGCGGCTCGAAGCGTCGGCGGGGTTGGCCGTTCTGCCGGCCCACCAACACGAGGCGGGCGAGTCCGAGCCAGCGGATCACGCCGAGGAAGCTTTCGACCCTCACGTCTGGTTGGATTTCGGGCTGGACGAAGCCATCGTCGACTCCTTGGCCAAAGCCTTGACGGACCTCGCCCCCGGGGAGGCTCCCGGCTTCGGGCGGCGGGCCGAAGCCCTCAAAGAGCGCCTGCGCGCCCTGGACGCGGCTTTCCGGGAGGGCCTGCGCGCCTGCGCCGGGCGCGAGTTCATCCTGGGCGGACATGCCGCCTTTGCTTACCTGGCTCGCCGCTACGGCTTGATCCAAACATCCCTCTATGGCCCCAGCCCGGATGCCGCGCCTACGCCGAAGACGACGGCCGCCATCGTCGCCCGGGCCCGCCGGACCAAGGCCCGGACGATCTTCTACGAGCCCAACGTCGGCGATAAAATGGCCCGCCTTGTCGCGGCTGAGATCGGCGCCGACATCCGCCTGCTTCATCCCGGGCATAATATCAGCCCGGCCCAAAAAGCGGCCGGGATTTCGTTTTTCCGATTGATGGAAGACAACCTGGAGGCTCTCCGCCATGGCTTGGCCTGCCGCTGA
- a CDS encoding metal ABC transporter ATP-binding protein: MAWPAADTAPLVRVANVSFAFGFRRVLEDVTLDIGRGDFLALLGPNGSGKTTLVKIILNLLRPERGEVRLLGRPADEFQEWERVGYVPQKATHFDPTFPASAREVVAMALRSSRAAARLPRREQDAAIRRALDLVGMDEHRDRPIGRLSGGQQQRVFIARAIVTEPGLLFLDEPTAGVDAENQERFYDLLGRLNTAQGITIVLVTHDIGIVNKHVSRVACLNQRLIYHGTHEDFCSSDAIEAMLAGGHHLVSHRH, translated from the coding sequence ATGGCTTGGCCTGCCGCTGACACGGCCCCCCTGGTCCGAGTCGCAAACGTTTCCTTCGCCTTCGGCTTCCGCCGGGTGCTCGAAGACGTCACCCTGGATATCGGCCGGGGAGACTTCCTTGCCCTGCTCGGTCCCAACGGCTCGGGCAAGACGACCCTGGTCAAGATCATCCTCAACCTTCTGCGGCCCGAGCGCGGCGAAGTCCGCCTTCTGGGCCGGCCGGCCGACGAGTTCCAGGAATGGGAGCGGGTCGGCTATGTGCCCCAGAAGGCGACCCATTTCGATCCCACTTTCCCCGCCTCGGCCCGCGAAGTCGTGGCCATGGCCTTGCGCTCCTCGCGCGCGGCGGCCCGCCTGCCGCGGCGGGAGCAGGATGCGGCCATCCGGCGGGCCCTGGACTTGGTCGGGATGGACGAGCATCGCGACCGGCCTATCGGCCGCTTGTCGGGAGGCCAGCAGCAGCGCGTCTTCATCGCCCGGGCGATCGTGACCGAGCCGGGGCTTTTGTTCCTGGACGAGCCGACGGCCGGTGTGGACGCCGAGAATCAGGAGCGCTTCTACGATCTGCTGGGCCGCCTGAACACGGCTCAGGGCATCACCATCGTCCTGGTGACCCACGACATCGGGATCGTCAATAAACACGTCAGCCGGGTGGCCTGCCTCAACCAGCGGCTGATCTACCACGGGACCCACGAGGACTTCTGCAGCTCCGACGCAATCGAGGCGATGCTGGCCGGCGGGCATCACCTCGTCTCGCACCGCCATTGA
- a CDS encoding type II secretion system protein GspG: MIKAVMKIRGLLLVTLAAAAIVVGILSIKIGDKVPIKADVDRYLQVQIDLTRTNMQTLQNIIASFLATEGGSPADLQAVRSAGLLTTGAQDAWGRDIRYEKRSEASFRLTSMGRDGKLGTADDIVMDY, translated from the coding sequence ATGATCAAGGCCGTCATGAAGATTCGGGGCCTGCTTCTTGTGACTCTCGCCGCGGCGGCGATCGTCGTCGGCATCCTGTCCATCAAGATCGGAGATAAGGTCCCGATCAAGGCTGATGTCGACCGTTATCTCCAAGTCCAGATCGATTTGACCCGTACCAATATGCAAACCCTCCAGAACATCATCGCTTCTTTCCTGGCCACGGAAGGGGGGTCTCCGGCCGACCTGCAGGCCGTGCGGTCCGCGGGCTTGTTGACCACCGGTGCCCAAGACGCCTGGGGGCGCGACATCCGTTATGAGAAGCGCTCCGAGGCCTCGTTCCGGTTGACCTCAATGGGACGGGACGGCAAGCTCGGCACGGCCGACGACATCGTCATGGATTATTGA
- a CDS encoding radical SAM protein: MKPPTKGQGFEPREVLFSPLSACNLRCRHCSVAPGSVRLPVTAALRFLDSCRGTPVERIGFTGGEPFLYPSFLEAVSARAVRLGLLFDRITTNAVWFRTIGELRTALTRLRDKGYDGSFGVSLDAFHGTGVAKPAAFIRTAAEIWNRPDIAGVVAVRGVREAETEERLAALAWKLEARLSVRQGRRIIASDAFFIPVTAIDLVPLGRAADLVDPWRGAWFKEDFCRGPGHVFYVLPDGAVKPCCGYATDDERLTIGNIKHHTAADLIARAAKNDYVRAVFELGLTRIRQRLLAGGTKFPGRTANHCYFCHHLLTSVPRPRLDASLGSAR; encoded by the coding sequence ATGAAACCGCCGACGAAGGGCCAGGGGTTCGAGCCGCGCGAAGTGCTGTTCTCTCCCCTCTCGGCCTGCAATCTCCGCTGCCGCCATTGTTCGGTGGCGCCGGGATCGGTGAGGCTGCCCGTCACGGCCGCGCTGCGATTTCTCGATTCCTGCCGCGGGACGCCGGTGGAGCGGATCGGGTTCACGGGCGGCGAACCGTTCCTCTACCCGTCGTTCCTCGAAGCCGTCTCCGCCCGGGCCGTCCGGCTCGGCCTGCTGTTCGATCGAATCACGACCAACGCGGTCTGGTTCCGGACGATCGGAGAGCTCCGGACGGCGTTGACGCGCCTGCGCGACAAAGGTTATGACGGCTCATTCGGCGTCAGCCTGGATGCTTTTCACGGCACCGGCGTCGCCAAGCCGGCCGCCTTCATCCGGACGGCGGCCGAAATCTGGAACAGGCCCGATATCGCCGGCGTCGTCGCCGTCCGCGGAGTGCGCGAAGCCGAGACCGAGGAACGATTGGCCGCGCTGGCATGGAAGCTCGAGGCCCGGCTCAGCGTACGACAGGGCCGTCGGATCATCGCCTCGGATGCTTTCTTCATCCCGGTCACAGCGATCGACCTTGTTCCTCTCGGGCGGGCGGCTGACCTCGTCGACCCTTGGCGCGGCGCCTGGTTCAAGGAGGATTTCTGCCGCGGGCCCGGTCACGTCTTCTACGTCCTGCCCGATGGGGCGGTCAAGCCGTGCTGCGGATACGCCACGGATGACGAGCGCCTGACGATCGGGAACATCAAACACCATACGGCCGCCGATCTCATCGCCCGCGCGGCGAAGAACGATTATGTCCGGGCCGTTTTCGAGCTCGGTCTGACCCGGATTCGTCAAAGACTGCTGGCGGGGGGAACGAAATTCCCCGGGCGGACGGCTAATCACTGCTATTTCTGCCATCACCTCCTGACCTCCGTCCCCCGCCCCAGGCTCGACGCCAGCCTGGGATCGGCCCGCTGA
- a CDS encoding aminoacyl-histidine dipeptidase yields MSAISGLKPSALWKHFEEICKIPHGSDNEKAVGEYVLAQAKRLGLTGKKDKTGNIVVRMPATAGKEKAVGAVLQGHLDMVNEKNSDVKHDFMKDPITPIIKDGWVQAEGTTLGADNGIGVAAGLAVMESPEIVHGPLEFLFTVAEETGLDGARTIEPNALLGRILLNLDSEEEGTFTIGCAGGADSDIAVPLARKAVKAKAGFRLKVSGLRGGHSGVNIHEGRGNAIKLLARVLWQAQAKYPLALLKMEGGNKHNAIPREAWAEFLFEPAKAKAFSVFVQAASDKIKAEFKAVEPGLQFGLEPFEPGAKLLPLTPKSQKALLDFLLACPHGVLAMHAEIKGLVETSTNLAILRTLKDKATILCSSRSSVASALEGVRNGLKAVADLAGARIKQPEGYPAWTPNMGSALLQTMKKIHQDVFGKEAVISAIHAGLECGIIGEKFAGMDMISFGPNLQNPHSPDERVEIASVERFWTLVVATLKALAG; encoded by the coding sequence ATGTCCGCGATATCCGGTCTGAAACCGTCCGCCCTTTGGAAGCACTTCGAAGAGATCTGCAAGATCCCGCACGGCTCGGACAACGAAAAGGCCGTCGGCGAATATGTCCTGGCCCAGGCCAAGCGGCTCGGGCTGACCGGCAAAAAAGACAAGACCGGAAACATCGTCGTCCGGATGCCGGCTACGGCCGGCAAGGAGAAGGCGGTCGGCGCGGTTCTCCAAGGTCACCTGGACATGGTCAATGAAAAGAATTCCGACGTGAAGCACGACTTCATGAAGGATCCGATCACGCCCATCATTAAGGACGGCTGGGTCCAAGCCGAGGGCACGACTCTCGGCGCGGACAACGGCATCGGGGTCGCGGCCGGGTTGGCGGTCATGGAAAGCCCGGAGATCGTCCACGGACCGCTGGAATTCCTTTTCACCGTGGCCGAGGAAACCGGGCTCGACGGGGCCCGGACGATCGAGCCGAACGCCCTGCTGGGCCGCATCCTGCTCAACCTCGACAGCGAGGAGGAGGGCACCTTCACCATCGGCTGCGCCGGCGGCGCCGACTCCGACATCGCCGTCCCCCTGGCCCGCAAAGCCGTCAAGGCCAAGGCCGGCTTCCGGCTGAAAGTCAGCGGCCTGCGGGGCGGCCACTCCGGCGTCAACATCCACGAAGGCCGGGGCAACGCCATCAAGCTCCTGGCCCGGGTCCTCTGGCAGGCCCAAGCCAAGTACCCCCTGGCCCTGCTGAAGATGGAGGGCGGGAACAAGCACAACGCCATCCCGCGCGAAGCCTGGGCCGAATTCCTGTTCGAGCCGGCCAAAGCCAAGGCCTTCTCCGTATTCGTCCAAGCGGCCAGCGACAAGATCAAGGCCGAATTCAAGGCCGTCGAGCCGGGCCTCCAGTTCGGCCTCGAACCATTCGAGCCCGGGGCCAAGCTCCTGCCGCTGACCCCGAAATCCCAAAAAGCCCTGCTCGACTTCCTCCTGGCCTGCCCGCACGGCGTGCTGGCCATGCACGCCGAGATCAAGGGCCTGGTCGAGACCTCGACCAACCTGGCCATCCTGCGCACGCTCAAGGACAAAGCCACGATCCTCTGTTCCAGCCGCAGCTCCGTCGCCTCCGCCCTGGAAGGCGTGCGCAACGGCCTGAAAGCCGTCGCCGACTTGGCCGGGGCTCGCATCAAACAGCCCGAGGGCTATCCCGCCTGGACCCCGAACATGGGCTCGGCCCTGCTGCAAACCATGAAGAAGATCCACCAGGACGTCTTCGGCAAAGAAGCCGTGATCAGCGCCATCCACGCCGGGCTCGAGTGCGGCATCATCGGCGAGAAGTTCGCCGGCATGGACATGATCTCTTTCGGGCCCAATCTGCAGAACCCCCATTCCCCCGACGAGCGGGTCGAGATCGCCTCGGTCGAGCGGTTCTGGACTTTAGTCGTCGCCACCCTGAAGGCCCTCGCGGGCTGA